The following coding sequences are from one Arthrobacter sp. PvP023 window:
- a CDS encoding ferredoxin reductase: MIRLRKLARAASVLTTPLAPEDILSLFNPVFSARQLRGIVTRVVAETADSATIFFRPGRGWKAHQAGQWARIGVELDGVRHWRSYSLSAPAGQDPAITVTDVGAVSGVLVRNTRPGDVLFLAPPQGDFVLPEHPRPLLMLTAGSGITPVMSMIRTLVPHRPDSDVVLIHSARTPEDSIFREELSELADQFPNFKVTHWFTGERGRVDFSSAAVLDELCPDWRHRAAYACGPEGFLDDAEALWSAEAAAAAEGSAAGGESHQPEGPFAADPINLIIERFTTSLAAGAGHDGGLVTFEASDREVEADGSTPLLDVGEDAGVLMPSGCRMGICHSCLTPLRAGHVRDLRTGEVHGEPGQLIQTCVSAAAGPVNLDI, translated from the coding sequence ATGATCCGGCTCCGTAAGCTGGCGCGCGCCGCATCTGTACTGACCACCCCGCTAGCTCCAGAAGATATTCTGTCGCTCTTCAATCCTGTGTTCTCTGCCCGCCAGTTGCGCGGCATAGTCACCAGGGTGGTCGCCGAGACGGCCGATTCCGCCACCATTTTCTTCCGCCCAGGCCGCGGCTGGAAGGCCCACCAGGCCGGCCAGTGGGCCCGCATCGGCGTCGAACTCGACGGCGTGCGGCACTGGCGTTCCTATTCCCTGAGCGCCCCCGCCGGCCAGGATCCAGCCATTACCGTGACCGACGTAGGCGCCGTTTCCGGCGTCCTGGTCCGCAACACCCGCCCCGGTGACGTGCTGTTCCTGGCTCCGCCGCAGGGCGACTTCGTCCTCCCGGAGCACCCGCGGCCCCTGCTGATGCTCACCGCGGGGAGCGGCATCACCCCGGTCATGTCGATGATCCGCACGCTCGTCCCGCACCGCCCGGACTCCGACGTTGTGCTGATCCATTCAGCCCGGACCCCGGAAGACAGCATCTTCCGGGAAGAACTGTCGGAGCTTGCAGACCAGTTCCCCAACTTCAAGGTGACCCACTGGTTTACCGGCGAACGCGGCCGGGTGGACTTCTCATCTGCCGCGGTGCTGGACGAACTCTGCCCGGACTGGCGCCACCGCGCAGCCTATGCGTGCGGCCCCGAAGGCTTCCTTGATGACGCCGAGGCGCTGTGGTCCGCAGAGGCCGCCGCTGCGGCGGAAGGTTCCGCGGCGGGCGGCGAATCCCACCAGCCGGAGGGGCCGTTTGCGGCCGACCCCATCAACCTCATCATCGAACGCTTCACCACCAGCCTGGCCGCCGGTGCAGGGCACGACGGCGGGCTGGTCACCTTTGAAGCCTCCGACCGCGAGGTGGAGGCGGACGGAAGCACGCCGCTGCTTGACGTCGGCGAAGACGCCGGCGTGCTGATGCCCAGCGGCTGCCGGATGGGCATCTGCCATAGCTGCCTCACCCCCCTGCGGGCAGGGCATGTCCGCGACCTCCGCACCGGTGAAGTCCACGGCGAGCCGGGCCAACTAATCCAGACGTGTGTATCGGCAGCCGCCGGACCCGTTAACCTCGACATTTGA
- a CDS encoding acyl-CoA desaturase, whose translation MAIVINHEAETTEDAVVPAKTRRGALATSGSPLVRPPAAAHLSDEQVAELGRELDAIKDDILAKRGASDAAYIRRMIKIQRGLEISGRATLLVSRNKAAWITGTTLLSLAKILENMEIGHNVLHGQWDWMRDPDIHSTTWEWDFVTPARAWQHTHNDLHHRWTNVVGKDNDVGYNLLRMDPQQEWKPFNLGNPLYNAILAPVFEWGIAIYDLELQDYKEGNKSKEALVKDLKALGVKALKQFTKDYAATPAVAMLTGSGKQALYGTLTANAVRNVWAHAVIFCGHFPDGTDTFTEEMVEGETRGDWYVRQMIGSANISGSKFMHLMTGNLSHQIEHHLFPDIPSNRYAEVAPKVQEICKRYGLPYTTGPIWKQVGSTWAKVFKLALPPKKA comes from the coding sequence ATGGCAATAGTTATCAACCACGAAGCCGAGACCACGGAAGACGCCGTTGTGCCCGCGAAGACGCGGCGAGGCGCGCTGGCCACATCCGGCAGCCCACTTGTCCGTCCGCCGGCCGCAGCACACCTCTCCGACGAGCAAGTGGCCGAGCTGGGCCGCGAACTTGATGCCATCAAGGACGACATTCTGGCGAAGCGCGGAGCCTCCGACGCCGCGTACATCCGCCGCATGATCAAGATCCAGCGCGGGCTGGAGATCTCCGGCCGCGCGACGCTCCTGGTGAGCCGGAACAAGGCTGCCTGGATCACCGGCACCACCCTGCTCAGCCTGGCCAAGATCCTGGAAAACATGGAGATCGGGCACAATGTGCTGCACGGCCAGTGGGACTGGATGCGGGACCCGGACATCCACTCCACCACCTGGGAGTGGGACTTTGTCACCCCGGCACGCGCCTGGCAGCACACCCACAATGACCTGCACCACCGCTGGACCAACGTGGTGGGCAAGGACAACGACGTCGGATACAACCTGCTGCGGATGGACCCCCAGCAGGAGTGGAAGCCGTTCAACCTCGGCAACCCGCTCTACAACGCCATCCTGGCCCCGGTCTTCGAGTGGGGCATCGCGATCTACGACCTTGAGCTCCAGGACTACAAGGAAGGCAACAAGTCCAAGGAAGCGCTGGTCAAGGACCTCAAGGCCCTCGGCGTCAAGGCCCTTAAGCAGTTCACCAAGGATTACGCCGCAACCCCGGCCGTCGCCATGCTGACCGGCTCCGGCAAGCAGGCGCTCTACGGCACGCTGACCGCCAATGCGGTGCGTAACGTCTGGGCCCACGCTGTGATCTTCTGCGGTCACTTCCCCGACGGGACCGACACTTTCACCGAGGAAATGGTGGAGGGGGAGACCCGCGGGGACTGGTACGTGCGTCAGATGATCGGCTCCGCCAACATCTCCGGTTCCAAGTTCATGCACCTCATGACCGGAAACCTTTCGCACCAGATCGAGCACCACCTCTTCCCGGACATTCCGTCCAACCGCTACGCCGAGGTGGCGCCCAAGGTGCAGGAGATCTGCAAGCGCTACGGCCTGCCGTACACCACTGGCCCGATCTGGAAGCAGGTCGGCTCCACGTGGGCCAAGGTCTTCAAGCTGGCGCTCCCGCCCAAAAAGGCCTAA
- a CDS encoding class I SAM-dependent methyltransferase: MPEANHRKSSFGQYFARVGPRMDARGAADHRRRLVEAAHGTVVEIGAGYGATFPFYPSAVTSVLALEPDPTLRTLALAEANRAPVPITVQDGTAESLPAADGSVDVVVSSLVLCSVADQTAVLTEMLRVLRPGGLLLFYEHVRSAHRVLAAAEDLFTPLWSRLAGGCHPNRDTAAGIAAAGLTLQTLERFGFSALPGNPRVAHILGTAEKSPA, encoded by the coding sequence ATGCCTGAAGCCAACCACCGGAAATCATCGTTCGGACAATACTTCGCCCGCGTGGGTCCGCGCATGGACGCGCGCGGGGCAGCGGACCACCGGCGGCGACTCGTCGAAGCAGCGCACGGCACCGTCGTCGAAATCGGGGCGGGCTACGGTGCCACCTTCCCCTTCTACCCTTCCGCCGTGACCAGCGTGCTGGCACTCGAACCGGACCCGACGCTCCGGACGCTGGCGCTGGCGGAGGCAAACCGGGCACCGGTTCCCATCACGGTCCAGGACGGCACAGCGGAATCTCTGCCCGCGGCGGACGGATCCGTGGACGTGGTGGTCTCCAGCCTGGTCCTGTGCAGCGTGGCGGACCAGACCGCCGTCCTGACGGAAATGCTGCGGGTTCTCCGGCCCGGCGGCCTCCTGCTGTTCTACGAACATGTCCGCTCCGCGCACCGCGTGCTGGCAGCTGCCGAGGACCTGTTCACCCCGCTGTGGAGCCGGCTGGCCGGCGGATGCCACCCAAACCGCGACACCGCCGCCGGGATCGCCGCAGCGGGCCTCACGCTGCAGACCCTGGAGCGCTTCGGGTTTTCCGCCCTCCCCGGCAATCCGCGGGTAGCCCACATTCTCGGGACAGCGGAAAAGTCACCGGCATGA
- a CDS encoding GAF domain-containing serine/threonine-protein kinase, translating to MAASMEPGYLLSGRYRIEALIGRGSQSGVYRAFDELLQREVAVKLFRDDPGNLDHTRRQGEEVRILAGMSHHALVTLLDAGADLSDPRHRRTYLVMELVRGPDLRARAAQGPINAAHLALIGHDLADGLAYIHHHGIVHRDVKPANILLVDYNNDNRRPRAKLSDFGVAMILGDGQRTGPGESSGTPQYLSPEQAASERVGPPSDVYSLGLVLLEGLTGDPVYPGAPIASAMARLLRDPHIPDVVAPKWAALLSSMLSREPSARPSARDVSLALRQEVISAAGRHRSISPAPSGVPAEAPPSYDSAANEEARMRAVERYRILDTPPDGTFDRIVGLAARMFSVPVAIVSVVDHDRIWFKAHHGTEVGEIGRDPGLCASAILQDEVWVVPDAVTDPRTLANPLVAGEFGLQFYAGVPLRTPDGYNLGTICILDRQPREFTAEDSRALEDLAAIVMNDLELRLQSRGAMAAGR from the coding sequence ATGGCTGCAAGCATGGAACCCGGCTACCTCCTCAGCGGCCGATACCGGATTGAGGCCCTGATTGGCCGCGGGAGCCAGTCCGGCGTCTACCGGGCCTTCGATGAACTCCTGCAGCGCGAAGTCGCGGTCAAACTCTTCCGCGACGACCCCGGGAACCTGGACCACACGCGCCGCCAGGGCGAGGAAGTCCGCATCCTGGCAGGAATGAGCCACCACGCGCTGGTCACCTTGCTGGATGCGGGGGCGGACCTCAGCGATCCCCGGCACCGCCGCACGTACCTGGTCATGGAACTGGTGCGCGGCCCGGACCTGCGCGCACGCGCGGCCCAGGGCCCCATCAACGCCGCGCATCTGGCGCTGATCGGCCACGACCTTGCGGACGGACTCGCGTACATCCACCACCACGGCATCGTCCACCGCGACGTCAAGCCCGCCAACATCCTCCTGGTGGACTACAACAACGATAACCGCCGGCCACGCGCCAAGCTGAGCGATTTCGGCGTGGCCATGATCCTCGGGGACGGGCAGCGCACCGGCCCCGGGGAAAGCTCCGGCACCCCGCAGTACCTCAGCCCGGAACAGGCCGCCAGCGAGCGGGTGGGGCCGCCCAGCGATGTGTACTCCCTGGGACTGGTCCTGCTCGAGGGACTGACCGGCGATCCCGTGTACCCCGGTGCGCCGATCGCCTCAGCCATGGCGCGGCTCTTGCGGGATCCGCACATCCCCGATGTCGTGGCACCCAAATGGGCTGCCCTGCTCAGTTCCATGCTGTCCCGTGAGCCTTCGGCCCGGCCAAGTGCCCGGGACGTTTCCCTTGCCCTCCGGCAGGAAGTCATCAGCGCCGCCGGGCGCCACCGGAGCATCAGTCCGGCTCCGTCCGGGGTGCCGGCGGAAGCACCGCCGTCGTACGATTCCGCCGCGAACGAAGAGGCGCGGATGCGCGCCGTCGAACGCTACCGGATCCTGGACACGCCCCCGGACGGCACGTTCGACCGGATCGTAGGCCTCGCGGCGCGGATGTTCTCCGTGCCCGTGGCCATCGTCAGCGTGGTGGACCACGACCGGATCTGGTTCAAAGCCCATCACGGGACCGAGGTGGGCGAGATCGGGCGGGACCCCGGGCTATGTGCTTCCGCCATCCTGCAGGACGAGGTCTGGGTGGTCCCGGACGCCGTCACGGACCCGCGCACCCTGGCGAACCCGCTCGTCGCGGGCGAGTTCGGACTGCAGTTCTATGCCGGAGTGCCGCTGCGCACCCCCGACGGCTACAACCTCGGGACGATCTGCATCCTGGACCGCCAGCCGCGGGAGTTCACTGCCGAGGATTCCCGCGCGCTGGAGGACCTGGCCGCCATCGTGATGAACGACCTCGAGCTGCGGCTGCAAAGCCGCGGCGCAATGGCGGCCGGCAGATGA
- a CDS encoding multicopper oxidase family protein: MSRRSALLLGGLGAAGTVAGGAGLWWTLASRSSSRSAPVTGADLSQPSELRSTGGRLEVRLEAGAGQFPLAGRQAQALGYNGGIPGPTLRLLPGDVLNVRLANSLDQPTNLHVHGLHVSPEGSGDNVFVVVNPGAVHDYEYRLPADHPPGVYWYHPHHHGMVADQIFAGLFGAIIVEDPDPVPVSTERVLVISDTTLDGGGNVVRVSQMERMLGREGELILVNGQSNPEFTAMPGQRERWRLINACVARYLALRLDGQQLQLLGMDSGRFRTPSPVEELLLAPGNRADVLVTTAAGNSILRAAYYDRGSMAGMMGQGPGPRRTGQPDAAGAALATLRVAGSTAASPAPLSPLPPLPAGRDPDDLRTAAVAAHRQLTLSSGAGMGMGGAMMGFTINGREFSAARTDTTVAAGSVEEWTLTNPSPMDHPFHLHVWPMQVIEEGGRALDPPEWRDVVNVPAQGRVKVRVAFKDFAGRAVYHCHILDHEDLGMMGVIEVR; encoded by the coding sequence ATAAGCCGGCGCAGCGCGTTGCTCCTGGGCGGACTCGGCGCGGCCGGAACGGTGGCTGGCGGAGCGGGGCTGTGGTGGACGCTGGCTTCCCGGTCCTCATCCCGGTCGGCCCCGGTCACCGGAGCCGACCTGTCCCAGCCGTCCGAGCTTCGTAGCACCGGCGGGCGGCTGGAGGTCCGGCTCGAAGCCGGGGCAGGCCAGTTTCCGCTCGCCGGGCGGCAGGCCCAGGCGCTGGGCTATAACGGCGGAATTCCGGGTCCCACTCTTCGCTTGCTGCCGGGTGATGTACTCAACGTCCGTCTGGCCAACAGCCTGGACCAGCCAACCAACCTGCATGTCCACGGGCTGCACGTCTCCCCCGAGGGCTCCGGGGACAACGTGTTCGTGGTGGTGAATCCCGGCGCCGTCCATGACTATGAGTACCGGCTCCCGGCTGACCACCCTCCGGGTGTGTACTGGTACCACCCGCACCACCACGGCATGGTGGCCGACCAGATCTTCGCAGGCCTCTTTGGCGCGATCATCGTGGAGGACCCGGATCCTGTCCCGGTCAGCACCGAACGCGTCCTGGTCATTTCCGACACCACACTGGACGGCGGCGGGAACGTTGTCCGCGTTTCCCAGATGGAGCGGATGCTGGGCAGGGAAGGCGAACTCATCCTGGTCAATGGCCAGAGCAACCCCGAGTTCACCGCCATGCCGGGTCAGCGGGAGCGGTGGCGCCTCATCAACGCCTGCGTGGCCCGCTATCTCGCGCTGCGGCTTGACGGCCAGCAGCTCCAATTGCTGGGGATGGACTCGGGCCGGTTCCGCACGCCGTCGCCGGTGGAGGAACTCTTGCTGGCCCCGGGTAACCGGGCAGACGTGCTGGTCACCACGGCGGCCGGAAACTCCATCCTGCGGGCCGCGTACTACGACCGCGGCAGCATGGCCGGCATGATGGGCCAAGGACCCGGTCCACGGCGGACGGGCCAACCGGACGCGGCCGGCGCGGCGCTGGCGACGTTGCGCGTGGCCGGAAGCACCGCCGCCTCTCCAGCACCCCTGTCGCCGCTGCCGCCCTTGCCGGCAGGCAGGGACCCGGACGACCTGCGGACGGCCGCCGTGGCAGCGCACCGGCAGCTCACGCTTTCCTCTGGCGCAGGCATGGGAATGGGCGGGGCCATGATGGGCTTCACCATCAACGGCCGGGAGTTCAGCGCGGCGAGGACGGACACCACGGTGGCGGCAGGGAGCGTGGAGGAATGGACCCTGACCAACCCCAGCCCCATGGACCACCCGTTCCACCTGCACGTCTGGCCGATGCAGGTCATTGAGGAGGGCGGTCGCGCACTGGATCCGCCGGAGTGGCGGGACGTAGTCAATGTTCCGGCTCAGGGCCGGGTGAAGGTCCGCGTGGCTTTCAAGGACTTCGCCGGCCGGGCCGTCTACCACTGCCACATCCTGGACCATGAGGACCTCGGCATGATGGGCGTGATCGAAGTCCGCTAG
- a CDS encoding CdaR family transcriptional regulator, with translation MNPPASKSPAAPAYDPPWLALPREVSDLLRPKMPGIVEAIIDAVPQLVPAYARPIEGRFGRGLRRGVAAALERFLQLPGTRLPALSEESRQLVAGLGSGEFRQGRSMDALLSAYRMGARVTFREMSRISMEKDLGQSVVVDLGESILAYIDELSAVSAEAYAFEQSERAGAVDRRRTELLELLLMGQADEAALRQAASMADWSLPARMVVVTLPLDRSAGLRLQLGPGTLVVERETDAVALVPSRKSEAARGALEKVLKGRSASVGPAGSWEKVPDSLRLAVLAASVLPPREDPEDPPIWADDHLAQIVLGSEPSAIAELAERRLAPLEGLRPAQRERLAETLLSWLRHWGQRAPVAAELGIHPQTVGYRAAQLRELFGDALEDPRARFELELALHAGRR, from the coding sequence ATGAACCCTCCGGCCTCGAAGAGTCCCGCCGCCCCCGCCTACGATCCGCCGTGGCTCGCACTGCCCCGGGAGGTCAGCGACCTGCTGCGCCCCAAGATGCCCGGCATTGTGGAGGCCATCATCGACGCCGTCCCGCAACTGGTTCCTGCCTATGCCAGGCCTATTGAGGGCCGCTTCGGGCGCGGTTTGCGGCGCGGGGTGGCTGCGGCACTGGAGCGGTTCCTGCAGCTTCCCGGCACCAGGCTCCCCGCCCTGTCCGAGGAAAGCCGGCAGCTCGTGGCGGGTCTTGGCAGCGGCGAATTCCGCCAGGGCCGGAGCATGGACGCGCTGCTGAGCGCCTACCGCATGGGTGCCCGCGTGACGTTCCGGGAGATGTCGCGCATCTCGATGGAAAAGGACCTGGGCCAGAGCGTCGTGGTGGACCTGGGCGAATCGATCCTGGCGTACATCGACGAACTGTCCGCCGTGAGCGCCGAGGCCTACGCCTTTGAACAGTCCGAGCGGGCCGGGGCCGTGGACCGGCGCAGGACCGAACTGCTGGAGCTGCTGCTGATGGGCCAGGCGGACGAGGCCGCCCTGCGGCAGGCGGCCTCCATGGCCGACTGGTCGCTGCCGGCGAGGATGGTGGTGGTCACGCTTCCGCTGGACCGGTCCGCAGGGCTGCGGCTGCAGCTGGGGCCGGGCACACTGGTGGTTGAGCGCGAAACGGATGCCGTGGCGCTTGTCCCGTCCCGGAAGTCCGAGGCCGCCCGGGGGGCGCTGGAGAAGGTATTGAAGGGCAGGTCCGCTTCCGTGGGGCCGGCCGGCAGCTGGGAGAAGGTGCCCGATTCGCTGCGGCTCGCCGTGCTGGCGGCCTCGGTGCTGCCGCCGCGGGAAGACCCCGAGGATCCGCCCATCTGGGCGGATGACCACCTGGCCCAGATCGTGCTCGGCTCCGAGCCCTCGGCCATCGCGGAACTGGCGGAGCGCAGGCTTGCGCCGCTGGAGGGCCTGCGTCCGGCGCAGCGCGAAAGGCTCGCGGAGACCCTCCTCTCCTGGCTGCGGCACTGGGGCCAGCGGGCTCCGGTGGCGGCCGAGCTCGGCATCCATCCGCAGACAGTGGGTTACCGGGCGGCCCAGCTGCGGGAACTCTTCGGCGATGCGCTGGAAGACCCGCGGGCCCGGTTCGAGCTGGAACTGGCCCTGCATGCGGGGCGGCGCTAG
- a CDS encoding SHOCT domain-containing protein — MMWGYGPDMGWMWLWGVLMLVGVALLVLVAVRLFSGGGRGGFTGGGFNPPGTPGPGGPWPGAGGPGLGRSRARQILDERFAKGELTADEYREQARILGEEH, encoded by the coding sequence ATGATGTGGGGTTACGGTCCGGACATGGGCTGGATGTGGCTGTGGGGAGTGCTGATGCTGGTGGGCGTAGCCCTGCTGGTGCTTGTTGCCGTGCGGTTGTTCTCCGGTGGCGGCCGCGGCGGGTTCACGGGAGGCGGGTTCAACCCGCCAGGGACTCCGGGGCCGGGCGGTCCGTGGCCCGGAGCCGGCGGTCCCGGACTAGGACGCAGCCGGGCGCGGCAGATCCTCGACGAACGGTTCGCGAAAGGGGAACTGACCGCTGACGAGTACCGCGAACAGGCCAGGATACTCGGCGAGGAGCACTAG
- a CDS encoding heavy metal translocating P-type ATPase, with amino-acid sequence MEPRHGAGQLHTGQSDQGRPHAGHSGHPEHGTHQMPGQGTHPAGHGPVDDEHMVHSQGQHAGHSVAMFKNRFWLTLALAVPVVFFSPMFGHLLGYMPPSFPGSLWIPPLLGTVIYLYGGQPFLRGGLNELKSRKPGMMLLIGMAITVAFAASWATSLGIGGFDLDFWWELALLVAIMLLGHWIEMRALGSAQGALDALAALLPDEAERITDAGSETVAVSELRSGDLILVRSGGRMPADGTVSDGQAEFDESMITGESRTVLRSPGDPVVAGTIATDNSVRVQVTAIGEDTALAGIQRLVAEAQASSSKAQALADRAAAFLFYFAAGAGVITFVAWTLLGSISDAVTRTVTVLVIACPHALGLAIPLVIAISTERAARAGVLIKNRMALERMRTVDVVLFDKTGTLTKGEPELKDVAAVEGMDRDGLLALAAAVESDSEHPVARAVVAAARGRGLTVPKATDFSSMTGRGVRAGIDGRTVYVGGPALLRELGANEPETLAAVTAAWMERGAAVLHVVDDGGRVLGAVSLEDAVRPESRQAVAALQNRGIKVAMITGDARQVASAVAADLKIDEVFAEVLPADKDKKVAELQGRGLRVAMVGDGVNDSPALARAEVGIAIGGGTDVAVESAGVVLAGNDPRAVLSMVDLSRASYRKMWQNLVWATGYNIIAVPLAAGVLAFAGIVLSPAAGAVLMSASTIVVALNAQLLRRLKLNPAQAR; translated from the coding sequence ATGGAACCCCGCCACGGTGCAGGCCAACTGCACACTGGGCAATCAGATCAGGGCCGTCCGCACGCCGGCCACTCCGGGCATCCGGAGCACGGCACCCATCAGATGCCTGGGCAGGGTACGCATCCGGCAGGCCACGGACCCGTTGACGACGAACACATGGTCCACAGCCAGGGCCAGCATGCCGGCCACAGCGTGGCGATGTTCAAGAACAGGTTCTGGCTGACGCTTGCCTTGGCCGTGCCTGTGGTCTTCTTCAGCCCGATGTTCGGGCACCTCCTGGGCTACATGCCGCCGTCCTTCCCCGGTTCCCTCTGGATCCCGCCGCTCCTGGGCACCGTGATCTACCTGTACGGAGGCCAGCCGTTCCTCCGCGGCGGGCTCAACGAGCTCAAGTCCCGGAAACCCGGCATGATGCTTCTGATCGGCATGGCCATCACAGTGGCCTTCGCTGCGTCCTGGGCCACCAGCCTGGGGATCGGCGGATTCGATCTGGACTTCTGGTGGGAGCTGGCGCTTCTCGTCGCCATCATGCTGCTGGGCCATTGGATCGAGATGAGGGCGCTTGGCTCGGCCCAGGGGGCGCTGGATGCGCTGGCGGCACTGCTTCCCGACGAGGCGGAACGCATCACGGACGCCGGCTCCGAAACCGTCGCAGTTTCCGAACTCCGCTCCGGCGATCTCATCCTGGTCCGCTCGGGCGGGCGGATGCCGGCTGACGGCACCGTCAGCGACGGGCAGGCGGAGTTCGACGAATCCATGATCACGGGCGAATCCAGGACCGTCCTGCGTTCGCCGGGAGATCCGGTGGTGGCCGGAACGATCGCGACGGACAATTCTGTCAGGGTACAGGTCACCGCCATCGGCGAGGACACGGCCCTGGCCGGAATCCAGCGGCTTGTTGCCGAGGCTCAGGCGTCGTCCTCCAAGGCCCAGGCCCTCGCGGACCGGGCAGCGGCGTTCCTCTTCTACTTCGCCGCTGGCGCCGGCGTCATCACGTTCGTCGCCTGGACGCTGCTGGGCAGCATTTCCGACGCCGTGACACGCACCGTGACGGTGCTGGTCATTGCCTGCCCCCACGCGCTGGGGCTTGCCATCCCGCTGGTGATCGCCATTTCCACCGAGCGCGCAGCCCGGGCCGGCGTGCTGATCAAGAACCGGATGGCACTGGAGCGCATGCGGACCGTCGACGTCGTGCTTTTCGACAAAACCGGAACCCTGACCAAGGGCGAGCCCGAACTCAAGGACGTGGCCGCAGTTGAGGGGATGGACCGGGACGGGCTCCTGGCTCTGGCCGCCGCCGTGGAATCGGACAGCGAGCACCCGGTGGCCCGCGCAGTCGTCGCGGCCGCCCGCGGTCGCGGGCTCACCGTTCCGAAAGCCACGGACTTCAGCTCCATGACCGGCCGCGGCGTCCGTGCCGGCATCGATGGCAGGACTGTGTACGTGGGCGGTCCCGCCCTGCTCCGCGAACTGGGAGCAAACGAGCCGGAGACGCTCGCAGCCGTCACGGCAGCCTGGATGGAGCGGGGCGCCGCCGTCCTCCATGTAGTGGACGACGGCGGGCGGGTCCTTGGCGCCGTCAGCCTTGAGGACGCCGTGCGACCGGAATCCCGCCAGGCTGTCGCGGCCCTGCAGAACCGCGGGATCAAGGTGGCCATGATCACCGGCGATGCCCGCCAGGTGGCCAGCGCCGTCGCCGCCGACCTCAAGATCGACGAGGTCTTCGCTGAAGTGCTTCCGGCAGACAAGGACAAGAAAGTCGCCGAACTCCAGGGCCGCGGACTCCGGGTGGCCATGGTGGGCGACGGCGTCAACGACTCCCCCGCCCTGGCCCGGGCGGAAGTGGGCATCGCGATCGGCGGCGGGACCGATGTGGCAGTGGAGTCCGCCGGCGTAGTCCTGGCCGGCAACGATCCACGGGCCGTGCTGTCCATGGTGGACCTTTCCCGGGCGAGCTACCGGAAGATGTGGCAGAACCTCGTTTGGGCCACGGGCTACAACATCATTGCGGTGCCGTTGGCCGCCGGTGTGCTGGCCTTCGCAGGGATCGTCCTGTCCCCCGCCGCAGGTGCCGTGCTGATGTCCGCCTCCACCATCGTGGTGGCCCTCAACGCGCAGCTGCTGCGCCGGCTGAAGCTCAACCCGGCGCAGGCGCGCTGA